GTAGTAGGGGAACTCGTCGTCGATCGCCGCGAGGTCGTCCTCGGGGAAGCTCAGCAGGCGGATGTCACGCTGACTGGTGACTTCCTCGATCGAGGACGTCGGCGGGCCGACACTCCAGAAGCCGGCGTCGATCTGTCCGTCGATCAGCGCATCGGCAGTCTCGGCGAACGACAGCCGCTCTTCGTTGATGTCGTCGTAGCTCAGGCCGTACCACTCGAGCAGTTCCTGGGCGATGACCTCCGTGCCGCTGCCGGGCGAACCGACGCTCACGTCGAGTCCCTCGAGGTCGTCGAGCGTCTCGACCTCGGAGTCTTCGGGGACGACGACCTGTGTGTGGTTGACGTACGCGCCGAACATCGCCTGGAGCGGTTCGGGCTCGTCGAAGTCGCCTTCTCCGTCGACCGCCAGCAACACCGAGTTACTGAGCGCGAGCGCCATCGTCATCTCCCCGCCGCCGACCTCTCGAGCGTTCTCGACGCTCGCGCCAGTCGACTCCGCAGACGCATTGATCCCCTCGAGTTCCTCGTTGAGCAAGTCGGCGATCCCGCCACCGAGGATGTAGTAGACGCCACCGGTTCCGCCCGTTCCGATGGTGACGAACTGGTCGTCGGAACCGAGACAGCCCGCCATCGCAGCGAGTCCACCGGCTGCACTCACACTCGTCGCTTTCAGGAACGTCCGACGGTCGTATCCGTAACGGCTAGAGCCAGTCATTACAATTGCTACACACCAACATGAACTAATAAATGTTACTGAATATCGTATGTGGTTTTTCATTATTGTCGTAATATATACTGCTCAAGATTAATCGCCTCCTGGCAGAACCGACCGTAGCGCGTCGTACGAGATCCACATCGGTGTTGGCTGGGACTTCCTCTCGGTCGAGATAGTACTCGTTGAACGTCATTGCACACCTGGCCACGAACATCGGCGGCCAGCCTCGACCTCGTTGCCGAGGCCGGCCGCTCGGCTGTGGCTGGCCGCTCGACTGTAGCCGGGTGAAAGTCGTCTCAACGAGTACTACACCGCATCACCGGCGCGTCGACGGTACCGATCGTTTCGACGGCAGCGCTGACGTGATCGCCCGGCTCGATCGGTTCCGCACCCGGCGTCCCCGT
This portion of the Natronobeatus ordinarius genome encodes:
- a CDS encoding TAXI family TRAP transporter solute-binding subunit, with the translated sequence MTGSSRYGYDRRTFLKATSVSAAGGLAAMAGCLGSDDQFVTIGTGGTGGVYYILGGGIADLLNEELEGINASAESTGASVENAREVGGGEMTMALALSNSVLLAVDGEGDFDEPEPLQAMFGAYVNHTQVVVPEDSEVETLDDLEGLDVSVGSPGSGTEVIAQELLEWYGLSYDDINEERLSFAETADALIDGQIDAGFWSVGPPTSSIEEVTSQRDIRLLSFPEDDLAAIDDEFPYYTAATIEPDTYPDQDYEVHNPGVVNTMIVNEDADEDLVYDITEAIYENLDDLATIHDVVGEFEGTARGSPIDLHPGSEAYLDDVGL